The following proteins come from a genomic window of Prionailurus viverrinus isolate Anna chromosome D1, UM_Priviv_1.0, whole genome shotgun sequence:
- the CREBZF gene encoding CREB/ATF bZIP transcription factor isoform X1 — translation MRHSLTKLLAASGSDSPTRSESPAPAATCLLPPDLTRAAAAAAAAAEEEETAAAGSPGRKQPRGDEGELEAGRGGRGGVAVRAPSPEEMEEEAIASVPGEETEDMDFLSGLELADLLDPRQPDWHLEPGLSSPGPLSSSGGGSDSGGLWRGDDDDEAAAAEMQRFSDLLQRLLNGIGGCSSGSDSGSGEKRRRKSPGGGAGSSGNDNNQAATKSPRKAAAAAARLNRLKKKEYVMGLESRVRGLAAENQELRAENRELGKRVQALQEESRYLRAVLANETGLARLLSRLSGVGLRLTTSLFRDSPAGDHDYALPVGKQQQDLLEEDDSAGGVCLHVDKDKVSVEFCSACARKASSSLKIFFFR, via the exons ATGAGGCATAGCCTGACCAAACTGCTGGCGGCCTCAGGCAGCGACTCCCCAACCCGCAGCGAGAGTCCGGCGCCGGCCGCGACCTGCTTGCTGCCCCCGGACCTGAcccgggcggcggcggctgcagcggcggcggcggaggaggaAGAGACGGCGGCGGCCGGATCTCCCGGCCGCAAGCAGCCGCGCGGCGACGAGGGCGAGTTGGAGGCCGGGAGGGGGGGCCGCGGCGGCGTGGCCGTGCGCGCGCCCTCGCCCgaggagatggaggaggaggcGATCGCCAGCGTCCCCGGGGAGGAGACGGAGGACATGGACTTTCTGTCCGGGCTGGAACTGGCAGATCTTTTGGACCCCCGGCAACCGGACTGGCACCTGGAGCCCGGACTCAGCTCGCCCGGGCCTCTCTCGTCGTCCGGCGGAGGCTCGGATAGCGGCGGCCTGTGGAGAGGGGACGACGACGACGAGGCCGCGGCTGCCGAGATGCAGCGCTTTTCTGACCTGCTGCAGAGGCTCTTAAACGGCATCGGAGGCTGCAGCAGCGGCAGTGACAGTGGCAGCGGCGAAAAGAGGCGGAGAAAGTCCCCAGGAGGAGGCGCGGGCAGCAGCGGCAACGACAACAACCAGGCGGCGACAAAGAGTCCCCGGaaggcggcggcggctgctgccCGTCTCAATCGGCTGAAGAAGAAGGAGTACGTGATGGGGCTGGAAAGTCGAGTCCGGGGTCTGGCAGCCGAGAACCAGGAGCTGCGGGCCGAGAATCGGGAGCTGGGCAAGCGCGTGCAGGCACTGCAGGAGGAGAGTCGATACCTACGGGCCGTCTTAGCCAACGAGACCGGACTGGCTCGCTTGCTGAGCCGGCTGAGCGGCGTGGGACTGCGGCTGACCACCTCGCTCTTCAGAGACTCGCCCGCCGGTGACCATGACTACGCTCTGCCCGTGGGAAAGCAGCAGCAGGACCTACTGGAAGAGGACGACTCGGCGGGAGGAGTGTGTCTTCATGTGGACAAGGATAAGGTGTCGGTGGAGTTCTGCTCGGCGTGCGCCCGGAAGGCGTCGTCTTCTCTTAAAAT TTTCTTTTTTAGGTGA
- the CREBZF gene encoding CREB/ATF bZIP transcription factor isoform X2, which produces MRHSLTKLLAASGSDSPTRSESPAPAATCLLPPDLTRAAAAAAAAAEEEETAAAGSPGRKQPRGDEGELEAGRGGRGGVAVRAPSPEEMEEEAIASVPGEETEDMDFLSGLELADLLDPRQPDWHLEPGLSSPGPLSSSGGGSDSGGLWRGDDDDEAAAAEMQRFSDLLQRLLNGIGGCSSGSDSGSGEKRRRKSPGGGAGSSGNDNNQAATKSPRKAAAAAARLNRLKKKEYVMGLESRVRGLAAENQELRAENRELGKRVQALQEESRYLRAVLANETGLARLLSRLSGVGLRLTTSLFRDSPAGDHDYALPVGKQQQDLLEEDDSAGGVCLHVDKDKVSVEFCSACARKASSSLKM; this is translated from the coding sequence ATGAGGCATAGCCTGACCAAACTGCTGGCGGCCTCAGGCAGCGACTCCCCAACCCGCAGCGAGAGTCCGGCGCCGGCCGCGACCTGCTTGCTGCCCCCGGACCTGAcccgggcggcggcggctgcagcggcggcggcggaggaggaAGAGACGGCGGCGGCCGGATCTCCCGGCCGCAAGCAGCCGCGCGGCGACGAGGGCGAGTTGGAGGCCGGGAGGGGGGGCCGCGGCGGCGTGGCCGTGCGCGCGCCCTCGCCCgaggagatggaggaggaggcGATCGCCAGCGTCCCCGGGGAGGAGACGGAGGACATGGACTTTCTGTCCGGGCTGGAACTGGCAGATCTTTTGGACCCCCGGCAACCGGACTGGCACCTGGAGCCCGGACTCAGCTCGCCCGGGCCTCTCTCGTCGTCCGGCGGAGGCTCGGATAGCGGCGGCCTGTGGAGAGGGGACGACGACGACGAGGCCGCGGCTGCCGAGATGCAGCGCTTTTCTGACCTGCTGCAGAGGCTCTTAAACGGCATCGGAGGCTGCAGCAGCGGCAGTGACAGTGGCAGCGGCGAAAAGAGGCGGAGAAAGTCCCCAGGAGGAGGCGCGGGCAGCAGCGGCAACGACAACAACCAGGCGGCGACAAAGAGTCCCCGGaaggcggcggcggctgctgccCGTCTCAATCGGCTGAAGAAGAAGGAGTACGTGATGGGGCTGGAAAGTCGAGTCCGGGGTCTGGCAGCCGAGAACCAGGAGCTGCGGGCCGAGAATCGGGAGCTGGGCAAGCGCGTGCAGGCACTGCAGGAGGAGAGTCGATACCTACGGGCCGTCTTAGCCAACGAGACCGGACTGGCTCGCTTGCTGAGCCGGCTGAGCGGCGTGGGACTGCGGCTGACCACCTCGCTCTTCAGAGACTCGCCCGCCGGTGACCATGACTACGCTCTGCCCGTGGGAAAGCAGCAGCAGGACCTACTGGAAGAGGACGACTCGGCGGGAGGAGTGTGTCTTCATGTGGACAAGGATAAGGTGTCGGTGGAGTTCTGCTCGGCGTGCGCCCGGAAGGCGTCGTCTTCTCTTAAAATGTAG